A single Phycisphaerae bacterium DNA region contains:
- a CDS encoding sigma-70 family RNA polymerase sigma factor has product MAGTKTVTTRAVEAGPAAVRFVLPSEADMARLSATDQAVLRMLHENAADFVGYMDHPLFAKSNVERTLFGKKQTLLPGQTRFKDASPQDLMKRAADGLTLSSAQEILLFQRFNYSRARVARLMAAAVNRPLSWTELCELLAWAHRAMDAREIIAGVNMPLVLAMAKRTRLASLDYNELVSEGNFALLRSIDKFDCSRGFKFSTYACRAILKSFSRVAMKAARYRGQFPTEFDPFLEKSDYHDRKRDDTASLCVQEIRDILSENRAALNEMEQTVIRERFALTSGQDGSVRPKTLEQVGQLIGVTKERVRQIQNKALKKIRMTLEDSLAA; this is encoded by the coding sequence ATGGCAGGGACAAAGACAGTCACAACCCGGGCAGTTGAAGCGGGGCCGGCTGCCGTGAGATTCGTGCTGCCATCCGAGGCCGACATGGCTCGCCTGAGCGCGACGGATCAGGCGGTCCTCAGGATGCTGCACGAGAACGCCGCCGACTTTGTCGGCTACATGGATCATCCCCTTTTCGCGAAGTCCAACGTGGAGAGAACGTTGTTTGGGAAGAAACAGACCCTGCTGCCCGGGCAGACGCGGTTCAAGGACGCGAGCCCCCAGGATCTGATGAAGCGAGCTGCGGATGGTCTGACCCTCAGCTCCGCTCAGGAGATTCTGCTCTTCCAGCGATTCAACTATTCGCGGGCCAGGGTGGCCCGTTTGATGGCTGCTGCGGTGAACCGGCCGTTGTCTTGGACCGAACTGTGCGAACTCCTGGCCTGGGCGCATCGGGCCATGGACGCTCGGGAGATCATTGCCGGAGTGAACATGCCGCTGGTTCTGGCGATGGCCAAACGGACCCGTTTGGCGTCCCTGGACTACAACGAACTGGTCAGCGAAGGCAATTTTGCCTTGCTGCGCAGCATCGACAAGTTCGATTGCTCCCGCGGGTTCAAGTTCAGCACTTACGCATGTCGGGCGATTCTGAAGAGTTTCTCCAGGGTGGCCATGAAGGCCGCCCGGTATCGCGGGCAATTCCCGACCGAATTCGATCCGTTCCTCGAGAAAAGCGACTATCATGACCGGAAACGGGACGATACGGCATCGCTGTGCGTCCAGGAGATTCGCGACATCTTGAGCGAGAATCGGGCCGCGCTGAACGAGATGGAGCAGACGGTCATTCGGGAACGTTTCGCCCTGACGAGCGGCCAGGATGGGAGCGTTCGTCCAAAGACGCTCGAGCAGGTCGGACAATTGATCGGCGTCACCAAGGAGCGCGTGCGTCAGATCCAGAACAAGGCGCTCAAGAAAATCCGAATGACCCTTGAGGACAGTCTTGCCGCCTGA
- the nfi gene encoding deoxyribonuclease V (cleaves DNA at apurinic or apyrimidinic sites): protein MKLPPPIHRWSMTPRRAISLQQRLAGRIRIEPLRKMPRLVAGADVAFSADGRRCLAGVVVWDVEAGEVVEERLAWRPATFPYVPGLLSFREAPAVLAAVRKLTLRPDVFMFDAQGLAHPRRMGLASHVGLLTDCPSVGCAKSRLCGEHGVPAAKAGSTVPLLDHDETVGVVLRTRDGINPVYVSVGHRVTLQDAVSVVMSCVTCYRLPEPTRLAHILVTRHRREK, encoded by the coding sequence ATGAAGCTTCCGCCGCCAATTCATCGCTGGTCGATGACCCCTCGGCGAGCGATCTCTCTTCAACAGCGGCTGGCGGGCCGGATCCGCATTGAGCCGCTGCGGAAGATGCCTCGTCTGGTGGCCGGGGCGGATGTGGCTTTCAGTGCCGATGGGCGGCGGTGTTTGGCCGGCGTCGTGGTCTGGGACGTCGAGGCGGGGGAGGTCGTGGAAGAGCGCCTGGCATGGCGACCGGCAACCTTTCCCTACGTGCCGGGCCTGTTGAGTTTCCGCGAAGCGCCGGCCGTTCTTGCCGCCGTCCGCAAGCTGACCCTCCGGCCGGACGTTTTCATGTTCGATGCTCAGGGCCTGGCTCACCCGCGGCGGATGGGGCTGGCTTCGCATGTCGGCTTGCTGACAGACTGCCCGTCGGTCGGCTGCGCCAAGAGCCGGCTTTGTGGCGAGCACGGGGTCCCGGCGGCCAAGGCGGGCAGTACCGTCCCGTTGCTCGACCACGATGAGACGGTTGGCGTCGTGCTTCGCACCCGCGACGGCATCAACCCGGTTTACGTGAGCGTGGGGCACCGCGTTACGCTACAGGATGCCGTTTCGGTCGTCATGTCCTGCGTGACCTGCTATCGCCTCCCCGAACCCACCCGCCTGGCTCACATCCTCGTTACCCGCCATCGCCGCGAAAAATGA
- a CDS encoding GH116 family glycosyl hydrolase: MSQCGRDWGCRSSVSRRDVLKIGAGTAVLLALGTSAQAEPGRIPPQCKVPPGKEWFDQLLQPGKTITYTGKHLEKIIFPLGGIGTGTIWLHGSGRLVNWQIFNNIQKNSLVDDSFFAVRVQQEGKPAVVRVLRQEPLGPFQGIKDIQFVGRYPFGRVSFTEPELPVQIELEAFNPLIPLNEKDSAIPCAIFTLRAVNKSDKPVQVSFLGSLQNAVGHAGVGASAGVSHAGYGGNLNVPIRDERMECVLMKAEPGRPAEFSPPVELIVDHQSLPAVDTSPVRGLTLAGVGRQGRNPNIQTVYWLAVGDLKRVGGSLLKQVVEDVREYGAFLLLSGSKNPLTNPLQPNLTAGVRRRETIFASFDDPSFGHWTAHGKAFQRPRGGTMPGQSPVTGFLGSGLVNSYDPNDEPKGRLTSPVFVIQEKYISFLIGGGRHPNQCCVNLVIDGKVVRSSTGSNSEHLEREEWDVSEFADRQARIELVDERGDGWGHILVDDIRFSNLPTGAVTADEAEAWNALLNDARPRATSRPAGVGRGKVMLMPMDVDATGSPVEKLAVRDKLLSMIASLTDVTYRPQVGRQPDAPSFGTMCLATPEKDATILHDWSDRDVLYRLLSDSGRLADFKIPPATVGPTGAGQTLNGALCIERGVAPGLSAEADFIFTWHFPNQYYPQNSYQQSGRHGVAVGNMYDNWYRDALDVARYVVANLAGLRKHTLAYRDAMFDTTLPQYFIDAVAANVSIIRSPTCFWTKDGTFYGYEGCSPGGGGCCPMNCNHVWNYEQSLAKVWPALDRDMRRTELKFHQNEAGGTNHRVAVPRDNPHKTAPPVADGQCGAVLKAYREHLQSPDRRFLDEYWEQIKKAMDYAIKTWDKDGDGLMEQPQFNTYDRDIYGHNTFVTSLYLAALRAAEEMARLRGDKPAADKYRLLFEKGRDAAAGLFDGEYYIQIADNINLGYGKGCWADQVVGQWWARVLNLGDILPDEQVRSALKAVFKHNWLWKIDGFEGTQRFLEFADGDDKGLLCGSWPKGGRPPDPILYRDECWTGVEYQVAAHKIYEGQVEEGLIIVRGARERYDGTKRSPWNEIECGDYYVRALSSWSLLLAAQGYAYDGPARRLAFNPRIGPEDHRSFFSTAEGWGRFEQKRGGNRQTDVLAFDWGRCDLRELRFGLPPGAEKVTAKARLDDRDLFIETRLDDQDAVIILSAPVTAVAGNTLTVEMSY; this comes from the coding sequence ATGAGCCAGTGCGGTCGTGACTGGGGTTGCCGGTCGAGTGTCTCCAGACGCGATGTCCTCAAGATCGGGGCGGGTACGGCCGTTTTGTTGGCCCTCGGCACGTCGGCCCAAGCCGAGCCCGGACGCATACCGCCTCAATGCAAGGTGCCGCCGGGCAAGGAGTGGTTCGATCAGCTTCTGCAGCCCGGAAAGACCATCACCTACACGGGCAAGCATCTCGAAAAGATCATCTTTCCCCTCGGGGGTATCGGCACCGGAACCATTTGGCTGCACGGTTCCGGCCGACTGGTCAACTGGCAGATCTTTAACAACATTCAGAAGAACAGCTTGGTGGACGACTCGTTCTTCGCCGTGAGGGTCCAGCAGGAGGGCAAGCCTGCGGTCGTTCGCGTGCTGCGGCAGGAGCCGTTGGGGCCGTTCCAGGGCATTAAGGACATTCAGTTTGTCGGCCGGTATCCTTTCGGCCGCGTCTCCTTCACCGAACCGGAATTACCCGTCCAGATCGAACTGGAGGCCTTCAATCCGCTCATTCCGCTCAACGAGAAGGATTCGGCGATACCGTGTGCGATCTTCACGCTTCGCGCCGTCAACAAGAGCGACAAACCCGTTCAGGTGTCTTTCCTGGGCTCGCTCCAGAACGCGGTTGGGCACGCAGGCGTGGGGGCCTCCGCGGGCGTCTCGCACGCCGGCTACGGCGGCAATCTGAACGTGCCGATCCGCGATGAGCGGATGGAATGCGTGTTGATGAAGGCCGAGCCGGGCAGACCAGCGGAATTCAGTCCGCCGGTTGAACTGATTGTCGATCATCAGAGCCTGCCGGCGGTGGACACCTCGCCCGTGCGCGGCCTGACCCTCGCGGGCGTGGGGCGTCAGGGCAGAAACCCCAACATTCAGACCGTGTACTGGCTGGCCGTTGGAGATCTCAAGCGGGTCGGCGGCTCGCTGCTGAAGCAGGTGGTTGAGGATGTTCGCGAGTACGGCGCATTTCTGCTGCTGTCCGGCAGCAAGAATCCCCTGACGAACCCGTTGCAGCCGAACCTCACGGCCGGCGTCCGCAGACGCGAGACTATCTTTGCATCCTTCGACGATCCGAGCTTCGGTCACTGGACGGCCCACGGCAAAGCCTTCCAGCGACCGCGGGGCGGCACGATGCCCGGTCAGTCGCCGGTCACCGGCTTTCTGGGCAGCGGCCTGGTCAATTCCTACGACCCCAACGACGAGCCCAAGGGCCGGCTCACTTCGCCGGTGTTTGTTATCCAGGAGAAGTACATTTCGTTTCTCATCGGAGGTGGGCGGCACCCCAACCAGTGTTGTGTCAACCTGGTTATCGACGGCAAGGTGGTGCGCAGCTCCACTGGCAGCAACAGCGAGCACCTGGAGCGGGAGGAATGGGACGTGTCCGAGTTCGCCGACCGCCAGGCTCGTATCGAGCTGGTGGATGAGCGGGGCGACGGGTGGGGGCACATCCTGGTTGATGATATTCGCTTCAGCAATCTGCCGACGGGCGCCGTCACGGCCGATGAGGCCGAAGCGTGGAACGCGTTGCTGAACGATGCCCGGCCCAGGGCAACGAGCCGGCCCGCCGGTGTCGGTCGCGGAAAGGTCATGCTGATGCCCATGGACGTCGACGCCACAGGATCGCCTGTCGAAAAGTTGGCCGTGCGCGACAAGCTGTTGTCGATGATCGCCTCGCTGACGGATGTGACCTACCGGCCGCAGGTGGGCAGGCAGCCCGACGCGCCGTCGTTCGGTACCATGTGTCTGGCGACGCCGGAGAAAGACGCGACCATATTGCACGACTGGAGCGACCGCGATGTGCTCTACCGCCTCTTGTCGGATTCCGGTCGGCTGGCGGATTTCAAGATTCCGCCCGCAACGGTCGGCCCTACCGGTGCCGGTCAGACGCTCAACGGCGCCCTGTGCATCGAGAGAGGTGTTGCGCCGGGCCTCAGCGCCGAGGCGGATTTCATTTTCACATGGCACTTTCCCAACCAGTACTATCCGCAGAACAGCTATCAGCAGAGCGGTCGTCACGGCGTGGCCGTCGGCAATATGTATGACAACTGGTATCGCGATGCCCTGGACGTGGCCCGATATGTGGTCGCCAACCTCGCCGGCCTGCGAAAACACACCCTTGCCTATCGCGATGCCATGTTTGATACCACGCTGCCGCAGTATTTCATCGACGCGGTGGCGGCGAACGTCTCGATCATCCGCTCGCCCACGTGTTTCTGGACCAAGGACGGGACTTTCTACGGATACGAGGGTTGCAGCCCCGGTGGCGGCGGGTGCTGCCCGATGAACTGCAACCACGTCTGGAACTATGAGCAGTCCCTCGCCAAGGTGTGGCCCGCGCTGGACCGCGACATGCGCAGGACCGAGCTCAAGTTTCACCAGAACGAGGCCGGCGGCACGAATCACCGCGTGGCTGTTCCCCGCGACAATCCGCACAAGACGGCCCCGCCCGTGGCCGACGGACAGTGCGGGGCGGTGCTGAAGGCCTATCGCGAGCACCTCCAGTCGCCCGACCGTCGGTTTCTGGACGAGTACTGGGAGCAGATCAAGAAGGCGATGGACTACGCCATCAAGACGTGGGACAAGGACGGCGACGGCCTCATGGAGCAGCCGCAGTTCAACACGTATGACCGCGACATCTACGGACACAACACGTTCGTCACGTCGCTCTATCTGGCGGCCCTGCGGGCGGCCGAAGAGATGGCCCGGCTCCGCGGCGACAAGCCGGCGGCGGACAAGTACCGGCTGTTGTTCGAGAAGGGTCGGGACGCGGCCGCCGGTCTTTTTGACGGCGAGTACTACATTCAGATCGCCGACAACATCAACCTCGGGTACGGCAAGGGGTGTTGGGCGGATCAGGTGGTCGGGCAGTGGTGGGCCCGCGTGCTCAACCTCGGCGACATCCTGCCTGACGAGCAGGTTCGCAGCGCCCTCAAGGCCGTCTTCAAGCACAACTGGCTCTGGAAGATTGACGGTTTCGAGGGGACGCAGCGTTTCCTTGAGTTCGCCGACGGCGACGATAAGGGCTTGCTGTGCGGGTCGTGGCCGAAGGGAGGACGGCCGCCGGACCCCATCCTCTACCGCGACGAGTGCTGGACCGGCGTCGAGTATCAGGTGGCGGCCCACAAGATCTACGAGGGCCAGGTCGAGGAAGGCTTGATCATCGTCCGTGGTGCCCGGGAACGCTACGACGGCACGAAACGCAGCCCGTGGAACGAGATTGAATGCGGCGATTACTACGTGCGGGCACTCAGCAGTTGGTCGCTGCTGCTGGCCGCTCAGGGGTATGCCTATGACGGGCCGGCCCGGCGGCTGGCGTTCAATCCCCGCATCGGCCCCGAGGACCATCGCTCATTTTTCAGCACCGCCGAGGGTTGGGGCCGATTCGAGCAGAAACGCGGCGGCAACCGGCAGACCGACGTGCTCGCTTTTGATTGGGGGCGCTGCGACCTGAGAGAATTGCGATTCGGCCTGCCGCCCGGAGCGGAAAAGGTGACCGCCAAAGCCCGACTCGATGACCGCGACCTCTTCATCGAAACGAGGCTCGATGACCAAGATGCCGTCATTATCCTGAGCGCCCCCGTCACCGCCGTGGCCGGCAACACGCTGACGGTGGAGATGAGCTACTGA